In a single window of the Streptomyces cinnabarinus genome:
- a CDS encoding DJ-1/PfpI family protein → MTAKILILTGDAAESLEVLYPYQRLREEGYDVHVAAPTRKKLQFVVHDFEPGFDTYTEKPGYTWPADLAFAEVDPGDYAAVVIPGGRAPEYLRNDPELRKILKSFIDADKPIAQICHGPLLTAAVDALRGRRVTAYPALELDMQQAGATFHDAEVVVDGTLVSSRAWPDHSAWMREFLTVLRAKAPVT, encoded by the coding sequence ATGACAGCCAAAATCCTCATCCTCACCGGCGACGCGGCGGAGTCCCTGGAGGTCCTGTACCCCTACCAACGCCTCCGCGAGGAGGGCTACGACGTCCATGTCGCCGCCCCCACCCGCAAGAAGCTCCAGTTCGTGGTCCACGACTTCGAGCCCGGCTTCGACACGTACACCGAGAAGCCCGGCTACACCTGGCCCGCCGACCTGGCCTTCGCCGAGGTCGATCCCGGCGACTACGCCGCTGTGGTGATCCCCGGCGGCCGGGCCCCGGAGTACCTCCGCAACGACCCCGAGCTCCGCAAGATCCTGAAGTCCTTCATCGACGCCGACAAACCCATCGCCCAGATCTGCCACGGCCCCCTGCTCACGGCCGCGGTCGACGCACTGCGGGGCCGCCGCGTCACGGCGTATCCCGCCCTGGAACTGGACATGCAGCAGGCGGGCGCCACCTTCCATGACGCGGAGGTGGTGGTCGACGGCACCCTCGTCTCCTCCCGCGCCTGGCCCGACCACAGCGCATGGATGCGCGAGTTCCTGACGGTCCTCCGCGCGAAGGCCCCGGTGACGTAG
- a CDS encoding HAD family hydrolase, with the protein MGKRAGAHIVWDWNGTLFHDNDAIIGATNAAFGELGLEPITMEQYRALYCVPVPKFYERLLGRLPTDAEWEVMDGTFHRYYAEHRVRCGLTAGATELLAGWGAAGRSQSILSMYTHDDLVPLVRGFGIEAHFIRVDGRTGPSGGSKAEHMVRHLGALGGIDPAQTVVIGDAADDAVAALHVGARAVLYTGGSHSRASLEGAGVPVVDSLGEAVAEAERLAA; encoded by the coding sequence ATGGGGAAGCGAGCAGGGGCGCACATCGTCTGGGACTGGAACGGGACGCTGTTCCACGACAACGACGCGATCATCGGGGCCACGAACGCGGCGTTCGGCGAGCTGGGTCTTGAGCCGATCACGATGGAGCAGTACCGGGCGCTGTACTGCGTGCCCGTGCCGAAGTTCTACGAGCGGCTGCTGGGGCGGCTGCCCACCGATGCCGAGTGGGAGGTCATGGACGGCACCTTCCACCGGTACTACGCCGAGCACCGGGTGCGGTGCGGGCTGACCGCGGGGGCGACCGAGCTGCTCGCGGGCTGGGGGGCGGCCGGGCGGAGCCAGTCCATCCTCAGCATGTACACGCATGACGACCTGGTGCCGTTGGTGCGGGGGTTCGGGATCGAGGCCCACTTCATACGCGTGGACGGGCGGACCGGGCCCTCCGGCGGGAGCAAGGCCGAGCACATGGTGCGGCATCTCGGGGCGCTGGGCGGGATCGATCCGGCGCAGACCGTGGTGATCGGGGACGCGGCCGATGACGCGGTGGCGGCGTTGCACGTGGGGGCGCGGGCGGTGCTCTACACCGGGGGGTCGCACAGCCGGGCCAGCCTGGAGGGGGCCGGGGTGCCGGTGGTGGACTCCCTGGGCGAGGCGGTCGCGGAGGCGGAGCGGTTGGCGGCGTAG
- a CDS encoding DUF6912 family protein translates to MRVYVPLTLPGLAEAYRTGELGAGPLLAYAVTPALREWYLSDDIEELEYAALNRAALASLRLLAADAGAARRRVVVAVDVADGAATVDPDRGPEPAALGEVRVAAAVPLRKVASVHVDGGDAEADMTAAAEALAAADGGDDDAQFVVDGAEDHELLWFATQEIPNLVGLGE, encoded by the coding sequence ATGCGCGTCTACGTCCCCCTGACCCTTCCCGGTCTCGCCGAGGCGTACAGGACGGGTGAACTGGGGGCCGGGCCGCTCCTCGCCTACGCCGTCACGCCCGCACTGCGGGAGTGGTACCTCTCCGACGACATCGAGGAGCTGGAGTACGCCGCGCTCAACCGGGCCGCGCTGGCCTCGCTGCGGCTGCTGGCGGCGGATGCCGGGGCGGCGCGGCGGCGGGTCGTGGTGGCCGTCGACGTGGCCGACGGGGCCGCGACGGTCGATCCCGACCGGGGACCGGAACCGGCGGCGCTCGGTGAGGTGCGGGTCGCCGCGGCCGTACCGCTGCGCAAGGTGGCCTCGGTGCATGTCGACGGCGGGGACGCGGAGGCGGACATGACCGCGGCCGCTGAGGCGCTGGCGGCGGCGGACGGCGGGGACGACGACGCGCAGTTCGTCGTGGACGGGGCCGAGGACCATGAGCTGCTGTGGTTCGCGACGCAGGAGATCCCGAATCTGGTGGGGCTCGGCGAGTGA
- a CDS encoding Rv3235 family protein, protein MNKVMTRAKTAKTHPGARPPGRRDTRRPGGIPPRAPSGGRPRDNRPPTAGGPAHASGPACSAGPAYAADPEAATRRAATLEAPLVPPQTPRRPVPPAVPQPRPTDVFADRLLAVLSGQRPVHYMLRHTAGRAYDDLAWLAERGPLRAHHNTRPVVRDIGYYVPSPGAIEVFARIGAGDRLRAMAFRLEQGADLRWRCTAVELGGPARPRANDD, encoded by the coding sequence ATGAACAAGGTCATGACGAGGGCGAAGACCGCGAAGACCCACCCCGGCGCCCGCCCGCCCGGCCGCCGCGACACCCGCCGCCCGGGCGGCATCCCGCCGCGCGCCCCGAGCGGGGGCCGCCCCCGCGACAACCGCCCACCGACAGCCGGCGGCCCCGCCCACGCCTCCGGCCCTGCCTGTTCCGCCGGCCCCGCTTACGCCGCCGACCCCGAAGCCGCCACCCGGCGCGCAGCGACCCTCGAAGCCCCGTTGGTCCCGCCCCAGACCCCCCGCCGCCCGGTCCCACCGGCCGTCCCCCAGCCCCGCCCCACCGACGTCTTCGCCGACCGGCTCCTCGCCGTCCTCAGCGGCCAGCGCCCGGTCCACTACATGCTCCGGCACACCGCGGGCCGCGCCTACGACGACCTGGCCTGGCTCGCCGAACGCGGCCCCCTGCGCGCCCACCACAACACCCGCCCGGTCGTCCGGGACATCGGCTACTACGTCCCCTCCCCCGGCGCCATCGAGGTCTTCGCCCGCATCGGCGCCGGCGACCGCCTGCGGGCCATGGCCTTCCGCCTGGAACAAGGCGCGGACCTTCGCTGGCGCTGCACCGCGGTGGAACTGGGCGGCCCCGCCCGCCCCCGCGCGAACGACGACTGA
- the secA gene encoding preprotein translocase subunit SecA, with protein MSVLSKIMRAGEGKILRKLHRIADQVNSIEEDFVDLSDAELRALTDEYKQRYADGETLDDLLPEAFATVREAAKRALGQRHYDVQIMGGAALHLGYVAEMKTGEGKTLVGTLPAYLNALSGKGVHLITVNDYLAERDSEMMGRVHKFLGLNVGCILANMTPAQRREQYACDITYGTNNEFGFDYLRDNMAWSKDELVQRGHNFAIVDEVDSILVDEARTPLIISGPADQATKWYGDFAKLVTRLKRGEAGNQLKGIEETGDYEVDEKKRTVAIHESGVSKVEDWLGIDNLYESVNTPLVGYLNNAIKAKELFKKDKDYVVMDGEVMIVDEHTGRILAGRRYNEGMHQAIEAKEGVDIKDENQTLATITLQNFFRLYKRRDHDDKEQPGLSGMTGTAMTEAAEFHQIYKLGVVPIPTNRPMIRKDQSDLIYRTEVAKFEAVVDDIVEKHEKGQPILVGTTSVEKSEYLSQQLSKRGVQHEVLNAKQHDREATIVAQAGRKGAVTVATNMAGRGTDIKLGGNPEDLAEAELRQRGLDPEEHIEEWAHALPAALERAEHAVKAEKDEVEDLGGLYVLGTERHESRRIDNQLRGRSGRQGDPGESRFYLSLGDDLMRLFKAQMVERVMSMANVPDDVPIENKMVTRAIASAQSQVEQQNFETRKNVLKYDEVLNRQREVIYGERRRVLEGEDLHEQVQHFMNDTIDAYITAETAEGFAEEWDLDRLWGAFKQLYPVEVNIDELEDTAGDRAGLTAEFIAESIKDDIHAQYEARETQLGSEIMRELERRVVLSVLDRKWREHLYEMDYLQEGIGLRAMAQKDPLVEYQREGFDMFTAMMEGIKEESVGYLFNLEVQVEQQVEEVPVEDAKPTLEKGAQDAVPAQAGSRPEIRAKGLDAPQRRNLHLSAPTVDGAGGTIESDWSDDDEPVRSEADGLTRAERRKQARGGRRRKK; from the coding sequence GTGTCCGTCCTCTCGAAGATCATGCGTGCAGGCGAAGGCAAGATCCTGCGCAAGCTGCACCGCATCGCGGACCAGGTCAACTCCATCGAAGAGGACTTCGTCGACCTCTCCGACGCCGAGCTGCGGGCTCTCACCGATGAGTACAAGCAGCGCTACGCCGATGGTGAGACCCTGGACGACCTGCTCCCCGAGGCGTTCGCGACGGTCCGTGAGGCCGCCAAGCGCGCACTCGGCCAACGCCACTACGACGTGCAGATCATGGGTGGCGCCGCCCTCCACCTCGGCTATGTCGCCGAGATGAAGACCGGTGAGGGCAAGACCCTCGTCGGCACCCTGCCCGCGTACCTGAACGCGCTGTCCGGCAAAGGCGTTCACCTGATCACGGTGAACGACTACCTGGCCGAGCGCGACTCCGAGATGATGGGTCGCGTCCACAAGTTCCTGGGCCTGAACGTCGGCTGCATCCTCGCCAACATGACGCCCGCCCAGCGCCGCGAGCAGTACGCGTGCGACATCACGTATGGCACGAACAACGAGTTCGGCTTCGACTACCTGCGCGACAACATGGCGTGGTCCAAGGACGAGCTCGTCCAGCGCGGCCACAACTTCGCCATCGTCGACGAGGTCGACTCCATCCTGGTCGACGAGGCCCGTACGCCGCTGATCATCTCCGGTCCGGCCGACCAGGCCACCAAGTGGTACGGCGACTTCGCCAAGCTGGTCACCCGTCTGAAGCGGGGCGAGGCCGGCAACCAGCTCAAGGGCATCGAGGAGACCGGCGACTACGAGGTCGACGAGAAGAAGCGCACGGTCGCCATCCACGAGTCCGGCGTCTCCAAGGTCGAGGACTGGCTCGGCATCGACAACCTCTATGAGTCGGTGAACACGCCGCTGGTGGGCTACCTGAACAACGCCATCAAGGCCAAGGAGCTCTTCAAGAAGGACAAGGACTACGTCGTCATGGACGGCGAAGTCATGATCGTCGACGAGCACACCGGCCGTATCCTCGCCGGCCGCCGCTACAACGAGGGCATGCACCAGGCGATCGAGGCGAAGGAAGGGGTGGACATCAAGGACGAGAACCAGACGCTCGCCACGATCACCCTTCAGAACTTCTTCCGCCTCTACAAGCGCCGCGACCACGACGACAAGGAACAGCCCGGTCTGTCCGGCATGACCGGTACGGCGATGACCGAGGCCGCCGAGTTCCACCAGATCTACAAGCTCGGTGTGGTCCCGATCCCGACGAACCGGCCGATGATCCGCAAGGACCAGTCGGACCTGATCTACCGCACCGAGGTAGCCAAGTTCGAGGCGGTCGTCGACGACATCGTCGAGAAGCACGAGAAGGGCCAGCCGATCCTCGTCGGCACGACGTCGGTCGAGAAGTCCGAGTACCTCTCGCAGCAGTTGAGCAAGCGCGGTGTCCAGCACGAGGTGCTGAACGCCAAGCAGCACGACCGTGAGGCGACCATCGTCGCGCAGGCGGGCCGCAAGGGCGCCGTGACCGTGGCCACCAACATGGCCGGCCGTGGTACGGACATCAAGCTCGGCGGCAACCCCGAGGACCTCGCCGAGGCGGAGCTGCGCCAGCGCGGCCTCGACCCCGAGGAGCACATCGAGGAGTGGGCCCACGCGCTGCCGGCCGCCCTGGAGCGCGCCGAGCACGCGGTCAAGGCCGAGAAGGACGAGGTCGAGGACCTCGGCGGCCTGTACGTGCTGGGCACCGAGCGGCACGAGTCGCGTCGTATCGACAACCAGTTGCGCGGTCGTTCCGGCCGACAGGGTGACCCGGGCGAGTCCCGCTTCTACCTGTCCCTGGGTGACGACCTGATGCGGCTGTTCAAGGCGCAGATGGTCGAGCGCGTGATGTCGATGGCGAACGTCCCGGACGACGTGCCGATCGAGAACAAGATGGTCACCCGCGCGATCGCGTCCGCGCAGTCGCAGGTCGAGCAGCAGAACTTCGAGACGCGTAAGAACGTCCTGAAGTACGACGAGGTCCTCAACCGCCAGCGTGAGGTCATCTACGGTGAGCGCCGCCGCGTCCTGGAGGGCGAGGATCTGCACGAGCAGGTCCAGCACTTCATGAACGACACGATCGACGCGTACATCACCGCGGAGACCGCCGAGGGCTTCGCCGAGGAGTGGGACCTGGACCGGCTGTGGGGCGCCTTCAAGCAGCTCTACCCGGTGGAGGTCAACATCGATGAGCTGGAGGACACGGCAGGGGACCGCGCCGGTCTGACCGCCGAGTTCATCGCCGAGTCCATCAAGGACGACATCCACGCCCAGTACGAGGCGCGGGAGACGCAGCTCGGCTCCGAGATCATGCGTGAGCTGGAGCGCCGGGTCGTGCTGTCGGTCCTGGACCGCAAGTGGCGTGAGCACCTCTACGAGATGGACTACCTCCAGGAGGGCATCGGCCTGCGCGCGATGGCGCAGAAGGACCCGCTGGTCGAGTACCAGCGCGAGGGCTTCGACATGTTCACCGCGATGATGGAGGGCATCAAGGAGGAGTCCGTCGGCTACCTGTTCAACCTGGAGGTCCAGGTCGAGCAGCAGGTCGAGGAGGTCCCGGTCGAGGACGCCAAGCCGACGCTGGAGAAGGGCGCGCAGGACGCGGTTCCCGCGCAGGCGGGCTCGCGTCCGGAGATCCGCGCGAAGGGCCTCGACGCTCCGCAGCGGCGGAACCTGCACCTCTCCGCGCCGACCGTGGACGGCGCGGGCGGCACCATCGAGAGCGACTGGTCCGACGACGACGAGCCGGTGCGCTCGGAGGCGGACGGCCTCACCCGCGCGGAGCGGCGCAAGCAGGCGCGCGGCGGACGGCGTCGTAAGAAGTAG
- a CDS encoding GNAT family N-acetyltransferase — protein sequence MDPVTLTTDRLLLRTVGPHDTDAVFRAVQDPDILRWTTIPSPYLPEHASSFTEQLVPDGWADGTMFTFGVFLPEGEDLVGMLGLTMRALGVAEVGFWTAKEHRGKGYTTEAVLTAVRWSFTEASIDRVEWRAEVGNHASRAVAERAGFTMEGTQRSALNNKGVRRDCWVASLLPSDLGLPSTAPYLPAQPQQP from the coding sequence ATGGACCCCGTGACGCTGACCACCGACCGCCTCCTGCTGCGCACGGTCGGCCCGCACGACACCGATGCCGTGTTCCGCGCCGTCCAGGACCCCGACATCCTGCGCTGGACCACGATCCCCTCGCCCTACCTCCCCGAACACGCCAGCAGCTTCACCGAGCAACTCGTCCCCGACGGCTGGGCGGACGGCACGATGTTCACGTTCGGCGTCTTCCTCCCCGAAGGGGAGGACCTGGTGGGCATGCTCGGCCTCACGATGCGCGCCCTGGGCGTCGCGGAGGTCGGCTTCTGGACGGCGAAGGAACACCGCGGCAAGGGCTACACCACCGAGGCGGTTCTCACCGCCGTCCGCTGGTCCTTCACCGAGGCCTCCATCGACCGCGTCGAATGGCGCGCCGAGGTGGGCAACCACGCCTCCCGCGCGGTCGCGGAACGCGCCGGCTTCACCATGGAGGGCACCCAACGCTCCGCCCTCAACAACAAGGGCGTACGCAGAGACTGCTGGGTGGCCTCCCTCCTCCCGTCGGACCTGGGCCTGCCGTCGACGGCGCCGTACTTGCCGGCGCAGCCGCAACAGCCGTAG
- a CDS encoding winged helix-turn-helix domain-containing protein, producing the protein MTTPRPSTDLSADEARRIALRAQGLLGTPNRRSGVRGVLRHLGAVQLDTISVLARSHELIPYARLGAVGRSTVENSYWKTPSLGTPSARPHAFEYWSHAACILPVEEWPHFAFRRRAYRNRPHWGHDLPDGAYDQVIKQLTTEGPLTATELGGAKKTSDWWDWSGSKVAVERALMYGEVVCVERRGWKRVYDLAERAIPADLLHDELDDTECLRRLVGLAGQSLGVGTRADIADYHRLKAEQVDAVIADSGLVPVTVEGWGKPAWADPAALETTPRGRHRTTLLSPFDSLIWERARTERIFGFTHRLEAYVPRQKRVHGYFAMPVLSGGRLIGRVDPAREGRTLVAKQVTLDSRKAVPGVAQALVEAASWVDCTNVRVERVEAPELREPLAQALTGLLA; encoded by the coding sequence ATGACGACCCCGCGCCCCAGCACCGATCTCTCGGCAGACGAGGCCCGCCGCATCGCCCTCCGCGCCCAGGGCCTCCTCGGCACGCCCAACCGCAGATCCGGCGTCCGCGGCGTCCTGCGTCACCTCGGCGCGGTCCAGCTGGACACCATCTCGGTCCTGGCCCGCTCCCATGAGCTCATCCCGTACGCCCGCCTGGGCGCGGTGGGCCGCAGCACGGTCGAGAACTCATACTGGAAGACGCCATCCCTTGGCACGCCTTCGGCACGACCTCACGCCTTCGAGTACTGGTCCCACGCGGCCTGCATCCTCCCGGTCGAGGAGTGGCCCCACTTCGCCTTCCGCCGCCGCGCCTACCGCAACCGCCCGCACTGGGGCCACGATCTCCCGGACGGCGCCTACGACCAGGTGATCAAGCAGCTCACCACCGAAGGCCCGCTCACCGCCACGGAATTGGGCGGCGCGAAGAAGACCAGCGACTGGTGGGACTGGTCCGGCTCCAAGGTCGCCGTGGAGCGCGCCCTGATGTACGGCGAGGTCGTCTGCGTCGAGCGCCGGGGCTGGAAGCGGGTGTACGACCTGGCGGAGCGCGCCATCCCGGCCGACCTGCTCCACGACGAGCTGGACGACACCGAGTGCCTCCGTCGTCTGGTCGGCCTCGCGGGGCAGTCCCTCGGCGTCGGCACCCGCGCGGACATCGCCGACTACCACCGCCTCAAGGCCGAGCAGGTCGACGCGGTCATCGCGGACTCCGGCCTGGTCCCGGTCACGGTGGAGGGCTGGGGCAAACCCGCCTGGGCCGACCCGGCAGCCCTGGAGACCACCCCGCGCGGCCGCCACCGCACCACGCTTCTGTCCCCGTTCGACTCCCTGATCTGGGAACGGGCGCGCACAGAGCGGATCTTCGGCTTCACCCACCGCCTGGAGGCCTACGTCCCCCGCCAGAAGCGCGTCCACGGCTACTTCGCGATGCCGGTCCTGTCCGGCGGCCGTCTCATCGGCCGAGTGGACCCGGCCCGCGAAGGCCGCACCCTGGTGGCCAAGCAGGTCACCCTGGACAGCCGGAAGGCGGTTCCGGGGGTCGCCCAGGCCCTGGTGGAGGCGGCGAGCTGGGTGGACTGCACGAACGTACGCGTGGAACGCGTCGAGGCCCCGGAGCTGCGCGAGCCCCTCGCGCAGGCACTCACCGGCCTGCTGGCCTGA
- a CDS encoding response regulator, producing the protein MADTFGPMQDEDADGGVVGMRPDPGSSRKEPIRVLVVDDHALFRRGLEIVLAAEEDIQVVGEAGDGAEAVDKAADLLPDIVLMDVRMPKRGGIEACTSIKEVAPSAKIIMLTISDEEADLYEAIKAGATGYLLKEISTDEVATAIRAVADGQSQISPSMASKLLTEFKSMIQRTDERRLVPAPRLTDRELEVLKLVATGMNNRDIAKELFISENTVKNHVRNILEKLQLHSRMEAVVYAMREKILEIR; encoded by the coding sequence ATGGCGGACACCTTCGGACCGATGCAGGACGAGGATGCCGACGGCGGTGTCGTCGGCATGCGCCCGGACCCGGGCTCCTCACGCAAGGAGCCGATCAGAGTCCTCGTCGTGGACGACCACGCCCTCTTCCGCCGTGGACTGGAGATCGTGCTCGCCGCCGAGGAGGACATCCAGGTCGTCGGGGAGGCGGGGGACGGCGCCGAGGCCGTCGACAAGGCCGCCGATCTGCTGCCCGACATCGTGCTGATGGATGTGCGGATGCCGAAGCGGGGCGGGATCGAGGCCTGCACCTCCATCAAGGAGGTGGCACCCAGCGCGAAGATCATCATGCTGACGATCAGCGACGAGGAGGCCGACCTCTATGAGGCGATCAAGGCGGGGGCGACCGGCTATCTCCTGAAGGAGATCTCCACGGACGAGGTGGCCACCGCCATTCGCGCGGTGGCGGACGGGCAGTCGCAGATCAGCCCGTCCATGGCGTCCAAGCTGCTCACCGAGTTCAAGTCGATGATCCAGCGGACGGACGAGCGGCGGCTGGTCCCGGCGCCGCGGCTGACCGACCGTGAGCTGGAGGTGCTCAAGCTGGTCGCCACGGGCATGAACAACCGCGATATCGCGAAGGAGTTGTTCATCTCCGAGAACACCGTGAAGAACCATGTGCGCAACATCCTTGAGAAGCTTCAGCTGCACTCCAGGATGGAGGCCGTGGTGTACGCGATGCGGGAGAAGATCCTGGAGATCCGGTAG
- the hpf gene encoding ribosome hibernation-promoting factor, HPF/YfiA family: MDIVVKGRKTEVPERFRKHVAEKLKLEKIQKLDGKVISLDVEVSKEPNPRQADRSDRVEITLRSRGPVIRAEAAASDPYAALDLAAEKLDARLRKQHDKRYSRRGARRLTAAEVPDHVPGAATLNGNGHAFQEEESDGVPTKKIGSLEVKGEGPLVVREKTHVASPMSLDQALYEMELVGHDFYLFIDSETKEPSVVYRRHAYDYGVIHLNTDPMVAEADAQAAGGTLGG; the protein is encoded by the coding sequence GTGGACATCGTCGTCAAGGGCCGCAAGACCGAGGTGCCCGAGCGGTTCCGCAAGCACGTGGCCGAGAAGCTGAAGCTGGAGAAGATCCAGAAGCTCGATGGCAAGGTGATCAGCCTCGACGTCGAGGTGTCCAAGGAGCCCAACCCCCGACAGGCCGACCGCTCCGACCGAGTGGAGATCACGCTCCGCTCCCGCGGTCCGGTGATCAGGGCGGAGGCGGCGGCCAGCGACCCGTACGCGGCACTGGATCTGGCGGCGGAGAAGCTGGACGCGCGGCTGCGCAAGCAGCATGACAAGCGTTACTCGCGCCGAGGTGCGCGACGGCTCACGGCAGCCGAGGTCCCCGACCATGTCCCGGGCGCGGCGACGCTCAACGGGAACGGCCACGCCTTCCAGGAGGAAGAGTCGGACGGCGTTCCCACCAAGAAGATCGGCTCGCTGGAAGTGAAGGGCGAGGGTCCCCTCGTCGTACGCGAGAAGACGCACGTCGCCTCCCCGATGTCCCTCGACCAGGCTCTCTACGAGATGGAGCTGGTCGGGCACGACTTCTATCTGTTCATCGACTCGGAGACCAAGGAACCGAGTGTCGTCTACCGACGGCACGCTTACGACTACGGCGTCATCCACCTCAACACGGACCCGATGGTCGCGGAGGCGGACGCCCAGGCGGCCGGTGGCACGCTGGGCGGCTGA
- a CDS encoding ComF family protein: MRGWWRDLTDLVLPAECGGCGQPRTVLCPQCRTALSGVAPCRVRPDPEPPGLPVVHAAARYADEVRAVLLAHKERGALALAAPLGVALAGAVREGLRAEHGPRGGAVLLVPVPSARGAVRARGHDPARRIALAAAAELRRAGTPARVLAVLRQRRAVADQSGLNSRQRLDNLAGALEVAPGGGRLLGGGPGGGSVVLVDDLMTTGASLAEAARAVREGAAGGAGGDGRERTGRTVRLIGGDAGVTAVCTAVGREDRQHRGERSAEVKAEAVVRRHGVPGMARGIPAGDGLCAAVVAASPDAFEINRN, translated from the coding sequence ATGCGGGGGTGGTGGCGGGACCTCACCGATCTGGTGCTGCCGGCCGAGTGCGGGGGCTGCGGGCAGCCTCGTACGGTGCTCTGCCCTCAGTGCCGTACGGCACTGAGCGGGGTGGCGCCGTGCCGGGTACGGCCTGATCCGGAGCCGCCCGGGCTGCCGGTCGTGCACGCGGCTGCTCGGTATGCGGACGAGGTACGGGCCGTCCTGCTGGCCCACAAGGAGCGCGGGGCGCTGGCGCTCGCGGCGCCGCTCGGGGTGGCGCTGGCCGGAGCCGTGCGGGAGGGGCTCCGGGCGGAGCACGGCCCGCGCGGGGGTGCGGTGCTGCTGGTGCCCGTGCCGTCGGCGCGCGGGGCCGTGCGGGCTCGCGGGCATGACCCGGCGCGGCGGATCGCGCTCGCGGCGGCGGCCGAGCTGCGGCGGGCCGGGACTCCCGCGCGGGTGCTCGCCGTGCTGCGGCAGCGGCGGGCCGTGGCCGATCAGTCGGGGCTCAACTCCCGGCAGCGGCTGGACAATCTGGCGGGCGCTCTGGAGGTCGCGCCGGGTGGCGGCCGGCTGCTGGGCGGCGGTCCGGGCGGTGGTTCGGTCGTACTGGTCGACGACCTGATGACGACCGGTGCCTCATTGGCGGAGGCGGCGCGCGCGGTGCGGGAAGGCGCGGCGGGTGGTGCGGGTGGGGACGGGCGGGAGCGGACAGGAAGGACGGTACGGCTGATTGGTGGTGATGCCGGGGTGACGGCGGTGTGTACGGCGGTTGGACGGGAAGACAGACAACACAGAGGGGAACGGAGTGCGGAAGTGAAGGCGGAGGCGGTGGTGCGGAGGCACGGAGTGCCGGGAATGGCGCGCGGTATCCCCGCAGGTGATGGGCTGTGCGCGGCCGTCGTCGCGGCTTCGCCGGATGCTTTCGAAATAAACCGGAACTGA